ATCGACTGAATTGAGCTGCAAGTGGTAAATGAACGGTATAAATCCCGTAGATTCGGCTGATTTGAGCTACAAGTGGTAAATGAAACGTATAAATCCCGTAGAATCGGCTGAATTGAGTTACAAGTGGTAAATGAACGGTATAAATCCCATAGAATCGGCTGAAATAAGTTATATGAAGCCGAAGCATGAAGAAAGAAGGGCATAAATGCCCCAGATTTAGCCGAAACGGGCCATAATGGAAGAATAAGGGGCATAAATGCACCAGAAATAGCCGAAACGAGCCATAGTGGAAGAATAAGGGGCATAAATGCTCCAGAAATAGCCGAAACGGGCCATAGTGGAAGAATGAAGGGCATAAATGCTCCAGAAATAGCCGAAACGAGCCATAATGGAAGAAAGAAGGGCATAAATGCTCCAGAAATAGCCGAAACGAGCCATAATGGAAGAATAAGGGGCATAAATGCTCCAGAATTAGCCGAGACGAGCTAAAGTGGAAGAGTAGGAGGATAACTACCTTTAATTGGTAGAAACGAGCTACATAGTGAGATAGTGTTGACGAAACACGCTGATAGCATCGGAGAGAACGGAAGGATTGTCTACAAGCGTAGCGTTCGCCTTAGTCTCCAAATTTCGTCCGAACCTACGGTACAAATCAAGAAATTTGGAGACAACAGCGATAGGAGCAACGTTCCATTCGCGGATCGACCACTCAGCACATAACGCATCATCAAACGCAACCCAATACTAACTCTTCACATCATACGTTACTCCCCGCACCAGCCCGACCCGTCGTAGTCCCGCCATCCATAGTCCCCCCGCCCGCAAGCGCCGCCCCCGCAAGCTCCGCCTCACCACCCGCACTACCATCAGCCCGCGTCCCCCTGCCTCCCTCGCGCGCCCCCCACAGCCTATTCGCCTCATGCCGCTCCACCTACCACTTACCACAAACCCTCTCACCACATCTCCAAGATCAAAAAGCACATAAACCAACATTCTCCCATATTCTATAGGCAAATGCCTTTGTTAAAGGGGAGCGACTGGATGTTAAGAATTAGATTGAATGAGCTGGGGAAAGGGAATGACAATGGCACGTTACAAGCGGATGTATGGAGATGGGACGGCATTGGCTGGAACGAATATATTACACAGCAAGATGAAGATTTCATACGCACAGAAGAGGAGCTATTCGTTACGATTCCAGCAGAAGCGGGATTATATCGTGTAGACTACTCTAATAAGCCTTACGAGCCGCCGTATCTATTGCCGGAGTGGGTTGAGGACGAACTACGGACTACGGGTCTACATCCGGCACCTTTTAATCTGAAAGAGGGCACGCTTTGGGGATACATTAATGATGAAGGTCGGGCTCAGATTGAACCTAGATACGAATATGCAGAGGATTTTCAGAAGAATGGGTTAGCCATTGTACAGCGAAAAAACAGCAGTGGACTGATCGACAGAACTGGACGGGAGCGGGTAAAGCCCATTTACTCGTTTATTGCCCCTTTTTCAGAAGGACGCGCAGTAGTAGCTGATGCGAAAGGATACACCTTTATCGATGAAAAAGGAAAAGAAGTGACTCCAGCCCGTTATGATTATCTGAACTCATTGCATGAAGGACTTGCATTATTTTCAAAACAAAATACGACTGGCGGCGTGTCACTTTACGGTTATGTAGATGCCCAAGGCAAAGAGGTACTGCCTGCCATTTATGAGGACGCCAATGATTTCATGAACGGTGTGGCTTTGGTTAAGATTAAGGAAGGTGAGTACGCGCTCATTGACCCTGAAGGGAAAATTCTGCATACGTACAATTATCCTTTCGTAGGGAGTCCGGGTGATGGGCTGCTCTCTTATCAAGCGACTGCGAACGGTAAATATGGCTATTTAAACACGGATGGTACGGTAGCTATTCAGCCGCAATTTACTTCTGCTTTACCTTTCTCAGAGGGGCGGGCGGTTGTAAATACCGCTGAGAACTATGGTAACGCCTACGGGCTGATAGATAAACAAGGAAGAATGATCATCCCTGCAAAATATTATGTAGTACTACAGCTTGGTGAAGGCAGAGTAGCCATAGGAACACCAGTGTACCCTGATCAGCCCTATCGTGGCTCACGCTATATTATCGCTGATGCAGAGACAGGAGCGATTTTGAGCAACCATACGTTGCTTGGTGTGAATAACTATCAGGACGGACTGGCGTCTGTGTATGATGCTAAGGAGACCTTTTTTATAGATCGAACTGGAAAAAGAGCCGCTCAGCCTCCTGTCATTCCAGGGATGGGAACACTTACGCTTAGTGGACGTTTGATTAGAGCAGATGTAGATCAACGCACATCATATTATGATCGTCAAGGCAAGCAAATTTGGAGACAAAATGGAGTCATCCCGCTGAGACCTCCGTATTCTGTAGTGGAGAAGAAATATAAACCGAACAGGGATTACTTGGTCTATTATCCGGTCGTTGAAGGGATTGCCAGCTCGGAAGTTTCGAGAGAGGTAAATGATAAACTGCGCAAGCTGTCACTCGCTGAAGATGCTGGTAGCGGCGGGCCTTCTCAGGACTTTAGTTATAATGGTGACTTTTCAGTATCCTTCTTCCGCAAAAACCTCCTAGTGCTGGAGCTAACAGGTTACCGTTATCCTTTTGGAGCAGCCCACGGCATGCCTACCAAAATCTATACACATACTAATTTACGTAATGGAAGGTTCTATAAGCTAGGTGATTTGTTCAAGCCCGGTAGTAGATATGTAGAGAAGCTTAGTAAAATCGTGGGTAAGCAGATTGAGAACGATCCCCAGTATTCATATGTTTTTCCGGATGCCTATAAAGGAATTACCTCGGATCAGCCTTTCTTTGTTGATAATGAGGCGTTATATCTTTATTTCGCACCATATGAGATTGCTCCGTATGCTGCGGGTTTTCCAACCTTCCGTATTCCTTACGCAGAAATTATGGGGCTTATCTCTACTGAGGGAGAATTTTGGCAGTCGTTTCACTAGATACCTGATATCCATAAGCATACAGAAGTTGCCGTTCTCTTTAGAATGGCGACTTTTGTATGCTTTTTTTCGCAAATATCGAATGCATTTAAGATTAAAAAACTTACAATCAAGACTATTAAATGTTAAAAATTAGAAGCGCACAGCTGATAGATTTATGCTACAATGACTGAGGAACAAATTACAACTTTGTAACATTTGTAGCTGGTCACTCTAAGCAGAAACATATATTACACACAAGAAAGAGGAGATGGCAGAATGAAGAACAAGAGATTAAGAGCAATTATTGGTGGTAGTGTAGCAGCTGTTATGGCACTTAGTATTTCTCTTCCACTCGAAGCGAATGCAGCCTCAGCAGAAGTAACATTAGTTAAATCAGGTACTAGCTATGAGCAAGTTTTACAATATTTAAAACAAGCTAACCTACAGGGATTCCCTATTTTTAATAGCACAATCGTGGTGTCCAAGCCTCAAACAGGAACGGTACCGAATAAAGATACTTCCACTGGAACTCCGGTTACAAAGCCTTCGGATACGACAACTGTAACTAAGCCTGTAACTAAGCCTGTGACTAAGCCAGCAACCAAGCCAGTAACTAAGCCGACTGATACTACAACAAATACAGGTGCTGCGACTAATAAAGGAACTTATGTTCAACAGATCGTAACATTGGTAAATAAAGAACGTGCAGCAGCTGGTCTGAAGCCCGTGTCTGGATTGGATAGTATTCATAAAGTAGCCGCTGCAAAAGCTACGGATATGCGTACTAACAACTATTTTTCACACACTTCACCTACGTACGGTTCACCATTTGATATGATGAAATCTTTTGGAGTCACTTATAAAGCAGCAGGCGAGAATATCGCTATGGGTCAAAAAACACCAGAAGAAGTAATGAAAGGTTGGATGAATAGTCCTGGTCACCGCGCCAATATTTTGAATCCTAACTTTAATTATATCGGTGTTGGTTATGACAATAACTACTGGGTTCAGATGTTTGTTGGTAAATAAATATTATTGGATTCGAACGTTCTCCGATGAAAATCGGGGAACGTTTTTTGTGTGAAGGAACTTTTATCAATGAATTTTTTTGATTTTTTCGTATCCAAAACTGGGTCGAATTACTGTAGCAGTTGGATTTATTTCTATAATAGACATTTGCAAAACCGGTAGGGAAGATTTATGTTTATGTACATAGTTAAGATATTTGTAAAATGTGGAACAATACATAATAGAACGGCACACGGAGGGATGGCTTTGAATGATTCAAAGTGGACATGGCGCACTGTCAGCCTGATTTCCATAGTAACAACAATAATTCTAATTGTAGGTTTAGTTTATGCAGTCAGAGACATCATCTATCCGGTTGGAGAAGCGTCAGTGACTAACTTACCCCAGCAAACAGCCGCTCCAGTGACGGAGACTGTTAAGAAGCTCAAAGTCGTTGCGCTCGGAGATTCGCTAACCAAGGGAACTGGTGATAACACCGGAGAAGGATTTGTTAAGCGTACGGTTAGCGGTTTATCCGCTAAAGGTGTCGAAGTCGATTTACTAGGTAATATGGGGATTAATGGTTTAACAACTGCAGGACTGCAAAGCAAGCTGGATGAAGATGGTGTAGATTACGCGCTGCATATGGCGAATGTCATTCTGCTCTCGATCGGAGGGAATGATTTATTCAAGGACTCAAATATTTTACAGAATAGTGGGGCACTTCAAAGTGAATCCACAACCGATCAAGAGCTGACCCCAGAGTCTTTGCTAGCAGCGCTTCCAGAAGCAGCTGGCCGATTGGGTAAGATTCTTGAAAAGATCGCGGAGATCAATCCGAACGCTCAAATTTATTATATGGGGCTATATAACCCCTTTGGAGATATACCAGATCTACTTGTTCCAGGCAATCAGGCGGTTACAATGTGGAATAATGCGGCAATGGATATTATTAATAAGCACAGCAATATGACCTTGGTGCCTACCTTTGATTTGTTTAACAGGCATTTGGCCGAATACCTATCTACGGATCATTTTCATCCGAATGGCGATGGATATCAACGAGTCGCAGAGAGATTCATTCAGGCAATACACTAGAACACAGGTGGGTACCAGTTTTCTAAGGAAGATGATTTGTGTTAGTTAAATATCCTTTGAGCAAGTACTAGCCGAGGAAATGACAGTAACAAGGAGCTAAGCAGAATATGACAAAAGCGAACAGTGGAGAATCCAGCCCGGTCGTGTTGTCTGTAGACGGGGTACGGAAAAAAATAGGACGAAAGTGGATTATTGATGATGTTACCTTTGATGTGAGAGAAGGAGAAATCTTCGGCTTCCTCGGACCAAATGGAGCTGGGAAGACGACTACGATTCGAATGCTTGTCGATTTGATTCGTCCCAGCGAGGGCAAGATTACGGTATGTGGTTACAATGTGAACCGAAATCCGGAAAAAGCATTGCAATATGTTGGCTCTATCGTTGAGAACCCCGAGGTATATACCTATTTGACGGGATGGGAGAATTTACAGCATTTTGCCCGAATGCAGCCTGGCATAGATAATGCACGTATTAGCGAAGTGGTAGATATCGTTCGTTTAGATCAACGAATCCATGATAAGGTAAGTACATATTCGCTTGGGATGAGACAGCGTTTAGGTATAGCGCAAGCGCTGCTGGGACGTCCGCGTCTGCTTATTCTGGACGAGCCTACAAATGGCCTTGATCCTAAAGGCATTAAGGAGTTGCGAGAATTTATACGCAAGCTGGCAGATGAGGGACTAGCCGTGTTCGTGTCAAGTCATCTGCTTAGCGAAATCCAGCTTCTCTGTGACCGTGTAGCGATTATAAGTAAGGGGCGAGTATTAGCAGTAGGTGCGGTGGAAGAGCTAATCGCTCGAAATTCGCCGTATGTTCTTTGGGAGCTGGAGCCCTTTGCTGAAGCTCGGGCATTGCTGGCTGATCGCCTAGACATTCAGATTCAAGAGCTGGAAGACGTTACCTTGGATGATTCTATTATTGCAGGTATGGGTTCGAATTCTTTAATCACAATTATGGATCAGGACTTGATTCCTGAGATTGTGGCCGTAATGGTGGCTGCTGAAATCGAAGTTAGAGCTGTGCATAAAATCAATCCGACACTGGAACAGCTATTCTTGAAACTAACGGAGGGTGAGAACGTTGAATAATATGCTTCCGCTAATCCGTAACGAATGTTTAAAAATCATAAAAAAGAAACGGTTTTATGTTATACTGCTGATTCTGATTGTACTGGTGCCTATGTTCACCTACGCCCAAATGCGCTCAGCTGAGCGTAGCCGAGATAAATTCAACTCCGATTGGCGCCTGGAGATCCAGCAGCAGATCATTGATAATCAAAATTCTTTGGGTAGTGACCGAATTCCAGAGGAATGGAAGACTTATCGGCGAATATTTGTACAGCAGCTTCAGTATTACCTTCACCATGATGTGAATCCGAATGAGCCAAGCGGTGTTACTTTTACCCGTGAGTTTATGGATAATTCGGTTACTTTATTTATTCCGCTGCTCATCATGGCGGTTGCCTCGGATTTGGTCTCTGCGGAGCGAACTACAGGGACGATCAAAATGTTGCTGACAAGGCCAGTTAAGCGCTGGAAAGTTTTGTTTAGTAAAATGGCGGCATTACTTATGTTTGTTTCACTTATCGTTCTTTCTACCTTTGTGATCAGCTACCTAATCTCTGGTCTGGCTTTTGGATATAAGGGCTTTAATATCCCTGTATTTACAGGCTTTACGATCAGTGGGGACTCGGTAGATATGTCTACTGTACATGCAGTACCACAGTGGAAATATATGCTTATGCAAGGTGGATTGATTTGGTTCGTAAGCGTCGTAGTTGCCCTACTTGCTTTTATGATCTCGGTATTGGTAAGAAGCACGGCTGCTAGTATAGTGGTCATGATGGCAGCGCTGATCGCTGGAAATATTTTGACCAACATGGCTGCATCCTGGACAACCGCGAAATATTTATTTATGGTAAATCTTGGACTGACCGGTTATTTGTCGGGAACTCCCGCCCCCATAGAGGGGATGTCCTTGTCATTTTCGATGGCTGTGCTAGCTGTATGGGGGGCCGCTTCGGTGATCATTTCATTCGCCGTCTTTACGAAAAGGGATATTTTGAATTAGAATGTACAAAGTGACGAAAACGTTTGTTTGCATTTTAAGAAATATAAGAAAGTATAAGTACTGCACCTATACTGTATAGCTTATATTTCTCGCTTAAACGCTGACCGTCCCTAAAAGGATACCGAAAGCGTTAATGCTTGAGTATAGAGAAAAGAAGGAGGAGCATGAATGCTCGAACAGATCGATATGTTTGCTGAAGTTTCTAATAACGGCGAGAATGGCCGTACTGGATACGATGCTGACGACATTCAAGTGCTCGAAGGTCTGGTTGCAGTACGCAAACGACCTGGCATGTATATCGGCAGTACAAGTTCTTCGGGACTACATCATCTAGTATGGGAAATTGTAGATAATGCTGTGGATGAGCATTTAGCCAAGTATTGTACGAAGATTGACTTAATACTTCGCAAAGATGGCTCAGTAACGGTGACAGACAACGGCCGGGGGATTCCTACTGGAATGCATAAGACAGGAGTGCCTACGCCGCAGGTTGTATTTACAATCCTGCATGCGGGCGGTAAATTCGGTGGATCTGGCTACAAGAAATCAGGCGGATTGCATGGCGTAGGCGCTTCAGTGACGAATGCTTTGTCTGAATGGCTCGAAGTAGAGATCTATCGAGAAGGCAAAATCCATCGTCAACGGTTTGAATATTGGGTGGACAAGAAGGGGAAAGAGCATGTTGGTGAACCTGTAACCGGCCTTGAAATTCTGGGGAACACCAACAAAACCGGTTCGAAAATAACTTTTAAACCGGACATTCGCGTCTTTCCAAATGGAATTGCCTTGAATTATGACACGCTAGCTGAACGTGTTCAGGAGATCGCTTTTTTGAACTCAGGTCTGCGAATTACACTGCATGATGAGCGAAGCAATCGTCAGGACGAGTTCTTTTACGAGGGTGGTGCAAGCCAGTTCGTAGAATTCCTGAATGAAGGCAAGGATGTTCTGCATGATGTCATTCATTTTAGCGCAGAAAAAGACGATATCGAGGTGGAAGTGGCTCTTCAGTACAATGGTGGCTATACGGAAACCTTGGCTTCCTTCGTTAACTCTATTCCTACTCGTAGCGGTGGTACTCATGAGACGGGCTTTAAGGCTGCATATACTCGTGTGTTAAATGACTATGCCCGCCGTACACAGTTGCTTAAAGAAAAGGATAAGAATTTAGAAGGAAATGATTTGCGCGAAGGTATGATGGCTGTCATCAGTGTCAAAATGTCCGAGGTTGAATTTGTTGGACAGACGAAGGATCAGCTCGGTAGTGCTTCTGCCCGTAGTGCAGTAGACTATATCGTATCTGAGAATATGGCTCGTTTCCTGGAAGAAAACCCACAGGTTGCACAAAGTCTTCTGAAAAAGTCGATTCAAGCCTCTAAGGCTCGTGAAGCGGCTCGCAAAGCCCGTGATGAGATCCGAACAGGTAAGAAACGTAGCGAGAGCTCGAATCTTGGCGGCAAGCTGTCACCTGCGCAGTCCAAGGACGTTACACGAACTGAGCTGTTCATCGTAGAAGGTGATTCGGCCGGTGGCTCAGCCAAGCAAGGCCGTGATTCTAAGATTCAGGCGATCTTGCCACTAAAAGGAAAACCGATGAATCCGGAAAAAGCCAAGCTGCTGGACATCCTTAAGAATGATGAATATAAAGCGATCATTTCCACGATTGGTGCAGGAATTGGTCCGGACTTTACCGTCGAAGACAGCAATTATTCCAAAATTATCATTATGACCGATGCGGATACAGATGGAGCGCATATTCAGGTGCTGCTGCTGACATTTTTCTATCGTTATATGAAGCCGTTAATAGATGCTGGAAAGGTCTTTATCGCTCAGCCTCCGCTTTATAAGCTGACCCGTAAGACGGGCAAGCTGGAGACCGTACGTTATGCATGGAGTGATGAAGAGCTGCAAAATTACTTAAAGGAATTCGGCAAAAACTTCGAGCTTCAGCGTTATAAAGGATTGGGTGAGATGAACCCCGATCAGCTGTGGGAAACGACGATGAATCCAGAGTCGCGTACGCTGCTTCAGGTACAGATTGAGGATGCAGCTAAGGCTGAGCGCCGTGTTTCTACACTAATGGGTGACAAAGTCGATCCTCGTAAACGCTGGATTGTTGAAAATGTCGATTTCACTGAAATTGTAGAGTAGTTGCAGTAAGCAGTGATGCAAGTGACGATAATCCCGATTTTCAAAAAGCTTGGTGGTTCTTGGAACGTAAGGGAATTTTGGAACTGTAGGAGCGATAGCGCCCGCCTTTGTCTCCGGATTTTATTCGCATTAGCGGTGTAATCAAAGAAATCTGGAGACAACAGCGGCCGGAAGTCCAAAAATCCCTGAAGTGTTCATGAGAATTACCACACTATTTTAAAACGGGCAGTTTGAGGAACAGAAGGTGAGCAAAGTGAGTAGTTTATCAGAACAATTTTTGCCGGCTTTTCTGGAAGAGGTCGTCGGTGACCGCTTTGGTCGGTATTCCAAATATATTATTCAGGACCGGGCAATTCCCGATGTCCGTGATGGACTTAAGCCTGTACAGCGCCGGATTCTTTATGCGATGTACGACTCTGGCAATACGCCTGACAAGCCATACCGCAAGTCAGCCAAAACCGTCGGGGATGTAATGGGTAATTACCATCCACACGGTGACTCCTCGATTTATGATGGTATGGTACGTATGGCGCAGCCATGGAAAATGGGGCATGTACTTGTTGACGGTCACGGCAACTGGGGCTCTATGGACGATGATCCAGCTGCGGCAATGCGTTATACGGAAGCACGGTTATCTCCGATTGCAATGGAGATGATGCGTGATATCGAGAAGCGGACAGTACTGTTTAAGGATAACTTTGACAATACAGCCAAAGAGCCCGTTGTGGTTCCTTC
This window of the Paenibacillus sp. FSL R10-2734 genome carries:
- a CDS encoding WG repeat-containing protein, which produces MLRIRLNELGKGNDNGTLQADVWRWDGIGWNEYITQQDEDFIRTEEELFVTIPAEAGLYRVDYSNKPYEPPYLLPEWVEDELRTTGLHPAPFNLKEGTLWGYINDEGRAQIEPRYEYAEDFQKNGLAIVQRKNSSGLIDRTGRERVKPIYSFIAPFSEGRAVVADAKGYTFIDEKGKEVTPARYDYLNSLHEGLALFSKQNTTGGVSLYGYVDAQGKEVLPAIYEDANDFMNGVALVKIKEGEYALIDPEGKILHTYNYPFVGSPGDGLLSYQATANGKYGYLNTDGTVAIQPQFTSALPFSEGRAVVNTAENYGNAYGLIDKQGRMIIPAKYYVVLQLGEGRVAIGTPVYPDQPYRGSRYIIADAETGAILSNHTLLGVNNYQDGLASVYDAKETFFIDRTGKRAAQPPVIPGMGTLTLSGRLIRADVDQRTSYYDRQGKQIWRQNGVIPLRPPYSVVEKKYKPNRDYLVYYPVVEGIASSEVSREVNDKLRKLSLAEDAGSGGPSQDFSYNGDFSVSFFRKNLLVLELTGYRYPFGAAHGMPTKIYTHTNLRNGRFYKLGDLFKPGSRYVEKLSKIVGKQIENDPQYSYVFPDAYKGITSDQPFFVDNEALYLYFAPYEIAPYAAGFPTFRIPYAEIMGLISTEGEFWQSFH
- a CDS encoding CAP domain-containing protein, which produces MKNKRLRAIIGGSVAAVMALSISLPLEANAASAEVTLVKSGTSYEQVLQYLKQANLQGFPIFNSTIVVSKPQTGTVPNKDTSTGTPVTKPSDTTTVTKPVTKPVTKPATKPVTKPTDTTTNTGAATNKGTYVQQIVTLVNKERAAAGLKPVSGLDSIHKVAAAKATDMRTNNYFSHTSPTYGSPFDMMKSFGVTYKAAGENIAMGQKTPEEVMKGWMNSPGHRANILNPNFNYIGVGYDNNYWVQMFVGK
- a CDS encoding GDSL-type esterase/lipase family protein is translated as MALNDSKWTWRTVSLISIVTTIILIVGLVYAVRDIIYPVGEASVTNLPQQTAAPVTETVKKLKVVALGDSLTKGTGDNTGEGFVKRTVSGLSAKGVEVDLLGNMGINGLTTAGLQSKLDEDGVDYALHMANVILLSIGGNDLFKDSNILQNSGALQSESTTDQELTPESLLAALPEAAGRLGKILEKIAEINPNAQIYYMGLYNPFGDIPDLLVPGNQAVTMWNNAAMDIINKHSNMTLVPTFDLFNRHLAEYLSTDHFHPNGDGYQRVAERFIQAIH
- a CDS encoding ABC transporter ATP-binding protein produces the protein MTKANSGESSPVVLSVDGVRKKIGRKWIIDDVTFDVREGEIFGFLGPNGAGKTTTIRMLVDLIRPSEGKITVCGYNVNRNPEKALQYVGSIVENPEVYTYLTGWENLQHFARMQPGIDNARISEVVDIVRLDQRIHDKVSTYSLGMRQRLGIAQALLGRPRLLILDEPTNGLDPKGIKELREFIRKLADEGLAVFVSSHLLSEIQLLCDRVAIISKGRVLAVGAVEELIARNSPYVLWELEPFAEARALLADRLDIQIQELEDVTLDDSIIAGMGSNSLITIMDQDLIPEIVAVMVAAEIEVRAVHKINPTLEQLFLKLTEGENVE
- a CDS encoding ABC transporter permease, with amino-acid sequence MNNMLPLIRNECLKIIKKKRFYVILLILIVLVPMFTYAQMRSAERSRDKFNSDWRLEIQQQIIDNQNSLGSDRIPEEWKTYRRIFVQQLQYYLHHDVNPNEPSGVTFTREFMDNSVTLFIPLLIMAVASDLVSAERTTGTIKMLLTRPVKRWKVLFSKMAALLMFVSLIVLSTFVISYLISGLAFGYKGFNIPVFTGFTISGDSVDMSTVHAVPQWKYMLMQGGLIWFVSVVVALLAFMISVLVRSTAASIVVMMAALIAGNILTNMAASWTTAKYLFMVNLGLTGYLSGTPAPIEGMSLSFSMAVLAVWGAASVIISFAVFTKRDILN
- the parE gene encoding DNA topoisomerase IV subunit B, whose amino-acid sequence is MLEQIDMFAEVSNNGENGRTGYDADDIQVLEGLVAVRKRPGMYIGSTSSSGLHHLVWEIVDNAVDEHLAKYCTKIDLILRKDGSVTVTDNGRGIPTGMHKTGVPTPQVVFTILHAGGKFGGSGYKKSGGLHGVGASVTNALSEWLEVEIYREGKIHRQRFEYWVDKKGKEHVGEPVTGLEILGNTNKTGSKITFKPDIRVFPNGIALNYDTLAERVQEIAFLNSGLRITLHDERSNRQDEFFYEGGASQFVEFLNEGKDVLHDVIHFSAEKDDIEVEVALQYNGGYTETLASFVNSIPTRSGGTHETGFKAAYTRVLNDYARRTQLLKEKDKNLEGNDLREGMMAVISVKMSEVEFVGQTKDQLGSASARSAVDYIVSENMARFLEENPQVAQSLLKKSIQASKAREAARKARDEIRTGKKRSESSNLGGKLSPAQSKDVTRTELFIVEGDSAGGSAKQGRDSKIQAILPLKGKPMNPEKAKLLDILKNDEYKAIISTIGAGIGPDFTVEDSNYSKIIIMTDADTDGAHIQVLLLTFFYRYMKPLIDAGKVFIAQPPLYKLTRKTGKLETVRYAWSDEELQNYLKEFGKNFELQRYKGLGEMNPDQLWETTMNPESRTLLQVQIEDAAKAERRVSTLMGDKVDPRKRWIVENVDFTEIVE